Below is a genomic region from Streptomyces sp. NBC_00461.
GCCCGGCTGGGTCCGCACACGCCGATCCCCGAACGCGACGTACGCTCTTTGGCCGACACCGTGGCGGCCGGTCCCGCCGCCACCCGCCGGGTGATCTCGTTCCTCAGCGAGCACGCCCTGCTGGAGCCGGACGAACTCTCCGAAACGCCCGGGCAGCTCCTGGCTGATGTACGGCGTCCAGCTATGCCACGCGTCCGCGACCTGGACCAGGAGCGACGCGAGCGGCACGATGCACGTGCCCTGAGCACACAGATCACGCAACTGCCCGAGCCTATGGCGGACCAACTCCATGCCTGGGTGCGCGTCATGCGCGGCCACGGCCGCTACCAGCACCCGCCGGCCGACTTCCGGCGCATTCGCCGCTACCTATACGTCGCGTCGCCCGCCCTGACCTCATGGGCGAGGGCCGGGCAGGACCTGCGGCAGATCACTGCCGATCACATACAGGCCGAACTCGCTCGGCACCAGGGAAATGTAGCTCACGGACTCCTCAGCGTGCTGCGGAGCATCTTCCGGGCCCTGAAACAGGAACGGGTGATCTTCCACAACCCCACCGCTGGGATGCGACTGCCCGCTGGCACCCATCTCCCGCTGCCGCTGTCCAGCGACCGGCTGGCCGGGGCGCTGGACCGGCTCGACGGCCCCGCCGCAAGGCTCATCGTCGGCCTGGTCGCCATCCACGCTGTCCGCGCCGTGGAGGTCGCCCGGCTCGACCTGGCCGACGCAGACCTGAGCCGCCGGACCCTAGCAGTGCACCGGGGCGAGCACATCCACGTCGTCTACCTTGACGACCTCAGTACCCACCTCGTCGCCGACTGGCTGCGCGAGCGGCGCCTCCGCTGGCCCCAGGCCACCAACTCGCACCTGCTCATCACCTCCCAGTCCTACCGGCACCCAGCCTCACCGCAGCTCAGCTACTGCGCGCTGCGGGCCGCGTTCGACCAGATCGGGCTGCTGCCACGGCAGGTATGGGCCGACCGCATCCTGGACGAGGCCCGACAGACCGCCGATCCGGTCCACCTCGTGCGCCTCTTCGGCATCCACCCCAGCATCGCCGTGAAGTACGTACACGCCGCGCACCCGGACAAGACCCTGTCCCGGATCCGCTGACCGGGGGACACCGCTCCGCACCCACGGCACGCGGTGGAAGACGTCCACCATGCCTTCGACCTGGTCCCTGCCGGATCCGATGCTCGCCACACCCACCTCCGATCCCATCCTTCCTTCCGATCATGCGGCGGAGCCCAAGTGGGACGGCTACCGGGCACTCGTGGGCCGGTGGGCCGGTGGGCCGATGGCCGCGTGCTCCGTGTGCGACGCCGATCCGGACAGGACGCTGCACGTGAGCAGGCTGATTCTGGACACGCCGGCCCTACTGGCCCGGTTCCTGGAGCGGCAGTCGCAGTGGCAGGCCGAGATGGTCGGCATCCTCGCCCGGCGCACGGGACTCGATCCCGACGCCGGCCTGCGCCCCGCCCTCGCCGCCGGCGTCGCCCTCACCGCGTTCCAGACCGCGCTGCGCCGCTGGGTGGACAGCGACGGCACCAAGCCGATGGACGAGCTGGTCGATCCTCGACGCGGCGACCCGCATCTTGGAGGAGACGGGGCGCGAGGACGCGCTGTCCCTGCGCGGGGTCGCCCGCGAGGTCGGCATTTCCGCGCCCAGCGTCTACCGGCACTTCAAGGACAAGGGCGACCTGGTCTCCACCGTCCTCGATGCCGCCTACCGCGCACTGGCCGTCGCGATGAGCGAGGCCGGCGAGTCGGCCGCCGCCGCAGGCGCGGACCCGTGGGCGCGCGTGCGGGCCACCGTCACGGCCTACCGCAGGTTCGCCATCGACAAGCCCCGCCGCTACCAGCTGATGTTCAGCCTGGAGTACGAGCCCGAGCGTCGGTCCTCCGCCGACCACCCCATCGACACCGTGCTCCAGGCGTGGACCGATACGGCCGACGCCTACCTCACCCAAGCAGCCCCGGGCCGCCGGGCGGAGGCGCAGGACTTGGGTATCCACCTGTGGACCGCCCTGCACGGCCAGCTCGTCCTGTGGCGCACCCTGCCGAGCCCCGTCGCCGGCAGCGAAGACGTCCTGATCGAACTGTGAGGAGTCCCTGCTGCGACGCCTCCTCCCGACACCGGAGACTCCGAGCCCACCGAGTGACAGGCCAGGAAGGCTTCCCGCTCCCGGAAGGCATGCGGAAGCACCCGATCACTCGTTGAGCGCGGCCAGTTCGGCGGCGTCTGGGCGCAGAACGCGGCCCACAAGGCCGCGGGCATCGCCGGCGCCAGGGTGCTGCAGGACGTCAAGCTGTCCATCGCCGGTTCCGTGGTCCGTTTCGCCGAGACGCACCCCTCCGACGACGCCGAGGTCGCCACGCAGCTGGTCGAGGTCATCGGTCGGATCCACGGCGAGGCCGCGTCCACCGCCGCCTGATCGATGTACGCATGATCGAGGGCCGAAGCCGCATAGGCTCCGGCCCTTCTTCCGGTTCCCGGCCTCAGCTCGCTCGCTCTTTCCGTTCCCCGGCCTCAGCCCAGCTCGGCCGCGCGCCGCACCGCCGTGGCCACGAACTGCTCGATCCAGGCCGCCTGCTCACCCGTGCGCGGACCCAGCATCACCGTCTCGATGCCGAACTTGGCGTAGCCCTCGATGTCCCGGACGAACGTCTCGACGACGTTCTCGGCCGGAGCGTCGCCCATGCAGATCGGAGTCGAACATCTCCGGCACGTGCTCGGCCGAGGCTCCGGCCAGCGCCTCGTGCCACCACAGGACCGGGCCGCGCAAGACCGCTCCCAGCCCTCGACCACTCTGTTGCTCGGCAGACCGTTGCCTCGCCCGCGAGGCAGAGGCTGGGGCCATCAGCTTGCTCACTGCGCCGTGGCGCGGTCGTCCATGGACAGGAAGGAACTCGCCACAAGACCAGGCTCGGCGGATTCCTGCGCGACGCGAGTAGTACGCCTTCGATTCCCGCGCCGGCCGGATCACCGAAGTCCGCGACTGCTACACCTTCACGCCGCTCCGCGCCGACGGCCGGTCCCAGGTCGAGCTCGAGAACTTCGACTGCGGCGCCTGCTGGGGCTACCGCCCGTCCTGCCCGGTGCATCGCCCGCATGCAGACGCCGAGTACGCCAGGAGCGGTGGTGCACAGGCCACCGGCTGCACAGTGACTCGCCGACAAAGCAGGCCGCTGCAGGAGCCGGCACCCGCGGTCGGCCGTTCTCGGGTCGAGGCCGCACACCTGGTGTCAGTGTGCGGCCCCTGGATGGTTGGCTCGCCGGAAGGACGGACTCAGCCGGCCAGTGCGTGGAAGCCGCGTTGGAAGTAGACGGTCGCCGGGTCCTGTCCGAGTCGGACGTCGTGCACGCGTCCCACCAGGATGGTGTGGTCGCCGGAGACGTGACGGTCGTATGCGGAGACGTGCAGGCGCACCGACGCGTCGGGTAG
It encodes:
- a CDS encoding TetR/AcrR family transcriptional regulator; this translates as MEETGREDALSLRGVAREVGISAPSVYRHFKDKGDLVSTVLDAAYRALAVAMSEAGESAAAAGADPWARVRATVTAYRRFAIDKPRRYQLMFSLEYEPERRSSADHPIDTVLQAWTDTADAYLTQAAPGRRAEAQDLGIHLWTALHGQLVLWRTLPSPVAGSEDVLIEL
- a CDS encoding luciferase, which gives rise to MGDAPAENVVETFVRDIEGYAKFGIETVMLGPRTGEQAAWIEQFVATAVRRAAELG